Proteins co-encoded in one Desulfitobacterium hafniense DCB-2 genomic window:
- a CDS encoding cell wall-binding repeat-containing protein, with product MGRFKLRLMTILCLIMIMVLTIPQNTYALSTPATPTGLIATAVSDNQINLSWNSASEASQYYIYRSNSVSGEYTYMGAVAGTSFSNTGLMAATTYYYKIQGINSVGSSSYSSAASAKTLGSSGTSTEIQSDRIFGANRYETSAEIAAAGWSTSSYAVLASGENFPDALCASPLAAKFKAPILLTSKNKLEEPTKNQFLSLNVKNVIIVGGEGVISAKVEKDIKNLGITVSRASGMNRYETSLEVAKMIGSFDEAVVATGSDFADILSVAPIAAQKGMPILLTPKNSISNALKNLLDKNVDRTYVLGDADTINATVVNKLPSPQRLYGTNPYDANIKIIEYFANDLDLSTVYVATGEAYPDALSGSVFAARSYSPVILIKSSLQAASEKFIAENSGNIDKAVAFGGTGAISDTLLKSIAPSTGEGTGNLPTPSNVVANTIDTNQVYLTWNTISNANTYIIYRGTSYSGTYTDIATVSNPYYLDTYLPSGITYYYKIKAANSSGTSAYSNIAQATTQSDANLLQAPGNLVATPLTTDEIHLTWYTVPNAVTYNVYRTKSDSGVYTIIDSVNYPYYTDDNVASGATYLYKVQAANSRGTGPYSSVVIASPLLSTDGLAVPTNVVALSKSSNQILLTWNAAVGATHYKIYRSTSYSGTYTNIANLTLPYYIDEGLTAGMTYYYKVQAVSNAGSSGFSTIAYTVTGEGSSSLVAPNNLTATTLNSSQIYLAWNAVPNATYYKIYRSTSSNGNYALINTNVNPYYTDRNLSAKTTYYYYVEAANDSKTSGKSSNASARTTN from the coding sequence ATGGGGAGATTTAAACTTAGGTTAATGACAATCCTTTGTTTGATAATGATTATGGTGCTGACCATCCCACAAAACACCTATGCATTAAGCACACCGGCTACGCCTACCGGGTTAATAGCTACGGCAGTCAGCGACAATCAAATTAATCTGTCATGGAATTCTGCCAGTGAGGCCAGCCAGTATTACATATATCGCTCCAATTCAGTCTCAGGCGAATATACATACATGGGTGCAGTCGCGGGTACCAGTTTCAGCAATACTGGCTTAATGGCGGCAACCACTTATTATTATAAAATTCAGGGGATTAATAGTGTGGGCTCCAGCAGTTATTCTTCAGCAGCCAGCGCGAAGACCTTAGGGAGCTCAGGTACTTCGACAGAGATCCAAAGTGATCGCATCTTTGGTGCTAATCGGTACGAGACTTCTGCTGAAATAGCTGCGGCAGGGTGGAGTACATCTAGTTATGCTGTTTTGGCCAGTGGGGAGAATTTCCCCGATGCCTTGTGTGCATCACCCTTAGCGGCCAAATTTAAGGCGCCGATCTTGCTCACTTCTAAAAATAAGTTGGAGGAACCTACGAAGAACCAGTTTTTGAGCCTTAATGTGAAAAATGTAATCATTGTGGGGGGAGAAGGAGTTATCTCTGCTAAAGTCGAAAAAGACATTAAAAATCTTGGAATTACGGTTTCCCGAGCTTCAGGAATGAATCGTTATGAAACTTCTCTGGAAGTTGCTAAAATGATAGGCAGTTTTGATGAAGCTGTTGTCGCTACCGGCAGTGATTTCGCGGATATTTTATCTGTGGCTCCTATTGCAGCTCAAAAGGGTATGCCCATTCTGCTGACTCCGAAAAACAGTATATCCAATGCTTTGAAAAACCTATTGGATAAGAACGTGGACCGGACTTATGTCTTAGGAGATGCCGATACGATAAATGCAACGGTAGTCAATAAATTACCTTCTCCCCAGCGGTTATATGGGACCAATCCCTATGATGCCAATATTAAAATTATCGAATACTTTGCTAATGATCTTGATCTGAGCACTGTCTATGTGGCGACAGGGGAGGCCTATCCGGACGCTCTGTCCGGTTCGGTCTTTGCCGCCCGTTCTTATTCACCAGTCATCCTCATAAAAAGTTCACTGCAAGCTGCCTCGGAAAAATTTATCGCGGAGAATTCGGGGAACATTGATAAGGCCGTGGCTTTCGGAGGGACCGGAGCTATATCTGATACACTCTTGAAAAGTATTGCGCCTTCCACCGGAGAGGGGACCGGGAATTTACCAACTCCGAGCAATGTGGTCGCCAATACCATCGATACCAATCAGGTCTATTTGACTTGGAACACCATCAGCAATGCTAACACCTATATTATCTATCGCGGAACCTCGTATTCGGGAACCTATACAGATATCGCAACTGTCAGTAATCCTTATTATTTGGATACTTATCTACCCTCAGGAATCACCTACTATTATAAGATAAAGGCAGCTAATTCCTCAGGAACAAGCGCATATTCCAATATTGCCCAGGCAACGACACAGTCCGATGCCAACCTCTTGCAGGCGCCGGGTAATCTGGTCGCGACGCCTTTAACTACGGACGAGATCCATCTAACTTGGTATACCGTCCCCAATGCGGTCACTTATAACGTTTATCGCACTAAGTCTGATTCGGGGGTTTACACCATAATCGACTCGGTCAACTACCCTTATTATACCGACGACAATGTGGCCAGTGGCGCAACGTATTTGTATAAAGTCCAGGCAGCTAATTCCAGGGGAACGGGACCTTATTCCTCTGTCGTGATAGCCTCGCCCCTGTTAAGCACCGATGGCTTGGCCGTTCCCACCAATGTGGTGGCATTGAGCAAGAGCTCCAATCAAATCCTCCTCACTTGGAACGCAGCGGTAGGGGCGACTCACTATAAGATTTATCGGTCAACTTCATATTCGGGAACTTACACCAATATCGCTAACTTGACCTTGCCATATTATATTGATGAAGGCCTGACAGCGGGGATGACCTATTATTACAAAGTGCAGGCGGTCAGTAATGCGGGCTCCAGTGGCTTCTCGACGATTGCCTATACGGTAACGGGGGAGGGTTCGAGCAGTTTGGTTGCGCCTAATAACCTGACTGCTACGACTCTTAACTCCAGCCAGATATATCTGGCTTGGAATGCAGTGCCCAACGCCACATATTATAAGATCTATCGCTCGACTTCTTCTAACGGCAATTACGCCTTGATCAATACCAACGTCAATCCTTACTATACAGACCGCAATTTGTCGGCGAAGACGACCTATTATTATTACGTCGAAGCAGCTAATGACTCCAAGACCAGTGGTAAATCCAGCAATGCCAGTGCGCGAACCACCAATTAG
- a CDS encoding cell wall-binding repeat-containing protein, which yields MNKTKKALASLAIAGMVLSMAPVSVFAAETETRLAGADRYLTSIKIAEKAYASADTAVVAAGNPNNLVDALAAAPLAAQEDAPIYLTDKADMNDDVVKSMKALGVDKVIVVGAAASKAVVDELKAAGFSVEEVKGAGRVETAEAINKKLTAPAGTFVVGYDGVADAMSVASYAAANNYAIVVANQNGTPNGTVDADYIVGGTTRVKDIAGAKRLAGDDRYDTNKQVIAELDFDFGTVYVGNGLTLADALVGSVLAAQTNSPIALTDGKTVKADIASNLADDSVVVALGGTAAVSNAVIDAVKNPPSTGVFALESVTATSADTFTVKFAGPAADTSKVTFEVKQDTAPVAVSASWNEAKTEATLQKSAKFVEAVYTVSVKDGEKDLGSKNVSVTEQKVAKIDITSEKLGVVTRTVGDEQKQYGYATYKIFDQYQVDITNSALANNVEFQTGVGDITPDKGLLTIEPNDNLNLLTFSGGIVISAHETTSGVSTTKNLMATSQIGTLSDFTFKPVKLELTAGDTATVTYLDFTATDISGNETKNYTLLEEGLIFVSNTKGDQNFGKLTTSHPQVTAELVSDPADSKKGLIKVTVDSSEVQVDMPGVITAMTWTGKTSQVDFTLKKQAEVSKFKLYAPSEVIASNESKEIPFAAYDQNGKAITKFADLDGKVEISKDTATLVRNADGTASVKSVPYQLSSGQSSVTRVVTSVVGRTGDFSSVNIRIQKPVQADALKVDTDVVKSILQAAAADSNGTLIDTGATQVADFGWDAGGFTIVDQYGRDIDMTTLGKNNDYKILVNATGKIKATVLEKNSAGKLVPRTGTTNMGTETTPINVNNDKLLINGESQVEFEALGVGSGAVTFTLYDGTKPVDSKSMSFTSIKSDDIKDYRIDQLEKPIYAYASSTTTASALTLKQKDYKVNPKVYGLTASKADVVLKGNPVIGAVSTSADFLVIAGDDPNGNAYDSIEVVAKKASDPAKAESKGNLTVTIKGADNNLYAVGTPLTSSVANPAAASVAVVVKTQKAGITIDDVDKDKIYLKGTSDQIKALLGTTFNKYTADGTAKGAQNIYFAPKDQYGKTGWGMARYSVLNNSTSIGVSTTGDITLPAGALTDGSITVSASTATGLIKTIEIEIDVN from the coding sequence ATGAACAAGACAAAAAAGGCTTTAGCCTCCTTAGCTATCGCCGGTATGGTATTGTCAATGGCTCCAGTCAGCGTATTCGCTGCTGAGACGGAAACCCGTCTTGCCGGTGCCGACAGATACCTAACCTCGATCAAAATCGCAGAAAAAGCGTATGCTTCTGCAGACACCGCAGTTGTTGCTGCCGGTAACCCCAATAACCTCGTTGACGCTCTTGCTGCAGCTCCCCTGGCAGCTCAAGAAGACGCTCCGATCTACCTGACCGACAAAGCTGACATGAATGACGATGTCGTCAAGTCCATGAAAGCTCTCGGTGTTGACAAAGTCATCGTAGTTGGTGCTGCTGCCAGCAAAGCTGTTGTTGACGAACTGAAAGCTGCCGGCTTCAGTGTTGAAGAAGTTAAAGGTGCTGGCCGTGTTGAAACTGCCGAAGCTATCAACAAGAAATTAACTGCTCCTGCAGGAACCTTCGTTGTTGGTTATGACGGCGTTGCTGACGCTATGTCCGTTGCTTCCTACGCAGCTGCTAACAACTATGCTATCGTAGTTGCTAACCAAAACGGTACTCCGAACGGCACTGTTGACGCTGACTACATTGTTGGCGGAACCACCCGTGTTAAAGACATTGCCGGTGCAAAACGTCTTGCCGGTGATGATCGTTATGACACCAACAAACAAGTTATCGCTGAACTCGACTTCGATTTCGGTACTGTCTATGTTGGTAACGGCCTCACTTTGGCTGATGCCCTCGTAGGTTCCGTGCTTGCTGCACAAACTAATTCCCCGATTGCTTTAACTGACGGAAAAACTGTAAAAGCTGACATTGCTTCCAACCTGGCTGACGACAGCGTTGTTGTTGCTCTTGGCGGAACCGCTGCTGTTAGCAATGCAGTAATCGACGCTGTTAAGAATCCTCCCTCAACCGGAGTATTTGCGCTGGAAAGCGTAACTGCTACTTCCGCTGATACCTTCACGGTAAAATTTGCTGGTCCTGCTGCGGATACCAGCAAGGTTACCTTCGAAGTGAAGCAGGATACCGCTCCTGTTGCCGTGTCCGCTTCATGGAACGAAGCTAAGACTGAAGCTACCTTGCAAAAATCTGCCAAATTTGTTGAAGCTGTCTACACTGTAAGTGTCAAAGATGGCGAAAAAGATCTCGGCTCCAAGAATGTGAGTGTAACCGAGCAAAAAGTTGCTAAAATTGACATTACCTCCGAAAAGTTGGGCGTTGTTACCAGAACTGTTGGAGACGAGCAAAAGCAATATGGTTATGCGACCTATAAGATCTTTGACCAATACCAAGTGGATATTACCAACTCAGCCTTGGCTAACAACGTAGAATTCCAAACAGGCGTAGGTGATATTACCCCCGACAAAGGCTTGCTTACCATAGAACCTAACGATAACCTGAATCTCCTGACCTTCAGTGGCGGTATCGTCATCAGTGCACATGAGACTACTTCTGGTGTCTCCACAACCAAGAATTTGATGGCTACTTCACAGATCGGTACTCTAAGTGATTTTACTTTCAAACCAGTCAAGTTAGAGCTGACTGCAGGTGATACTGCTACAGTTACCTATCTTGATTTCACAGCTACTGACATCAGTGGCAACGAAACCAAAAACTATACGCTGTTAGAAGAAGGTTTGATTTTCGTTAGCAATACTAAAGGTGATCAAAACTTTGGAAAACTTACCACTTCACACCCTCAAGTGACAGCTGAATTGGTCTCGGATCCTGCCGATTCTAAAAAAGGCCTGATCAAGGTAACCGTTGATTCAAGCGAAGTTCAGGTGGATATGCCGGGAGTTATCACGGCTATGACTTGGACCGGCAAAACATCGCAAGTTGATTTCACCCTGAAGAAGCAAGCAGAAGTCTCCAAATTCAAGCTCTATGCTCCTTCGGAAGTGATTGCCAGCAATGAATCCAAAGAGATTCCCTTCGCTGCTTATGACCAAAACGGTAAAGCAATTACGAAATTCGCTGATTTGGATGGCAAAGTTGAAATTAGTAAGGATACCGCAACATTGGTGAGAAATGCTGATGGTACTGCTTCCGTTAAATCCGTTCCATATCAGCTTTCTTCCGGTCAAAGTTCCGTCACTCGGGTTGTAACCAGTGTTGTCGGTCGTACCGGTGACTTCAGTAGTGTGAACATCAGAATCCAAAAACCTGTACAAGCAGATGCGCTCAAAGTTGACACCGATGTCGTCAAGAGCATTCTTCAAGCAGCTGCTGCAGACAGTAACGGTACCTTGATTGATACTGGAGCAACTCAAGTAGCCGACTTCGGTTGGGATGCAGGCGGATTCACTATTGTTGACCAATATGGCCGCGATATCGATATGACAACACTTGGCAAGAATAATGATTATAAAATTCTTGTAAATGCAACTGGCAAAATTAAAGCAACAGTACTTGAAAAGAATAGCGCGGGCAAGCTTGTTCCACGAACGGGTACCACAAATATGGGTACTGAGACGACTCCTATTAATGTAAATAATGACAAGTTGCTGATTAACGGCGAATCCCAAGTTGAATTCGAAGCCCTAGGAGTAGGTTCGGGCGCTGTTACGTTCACTCTATATGATGGAACTAAACCCGTCGACAGCAAATCTATGTCCTTCACTTCAATCAAATCCGATGACATCAAAGACTACAGAATCGACCAACTGGAGAAGCCTATCTATGCTTATGCTTCATCCACAACGACAGCGTCTGCCCTTACTCTTAAGCAAAAAGACTACAAGGTAAATCCCAAAGTTTATGGCTTAACAGCATCTAAAGCTGATGTTGTCTTAAAGGGTAATCCTGTTATCGGTGCTGTAAGCACAAGCGCTGACTTCTTAGTCATTGCTGGTGATGATCCAAATGGTAACGCCTACGATTCTATTGAAGTAGTTGCCAAAAAGGCATCTGATCCTGCTAAAGCTGAATCCAAAGGAAACCTTACGGTCACCATCAAAGGCGCAGATAATAATCTGTATGCTGTAGGAACACCGCTCACTTCTTCAGTTGCTAACCCTGCAGCAGCAAGCGTTGCTGTGGTTGTAAAGACCCAAAAAGCTGGCATTACGATAGATGATGTCGATAAAGACAAAATTTATCTGAAGGGTACCAGCGATCAGATCAAAGCTTTACTTGGCACAACATTCAACAAGTATACTGCTGATGGAACAGCCAAGGGTGCACAAAATATCTACTTTGCACCAAAAGACCAATACGGTAAAACAGGTTGGGGTATGGCTCGCTATAGTGTCTTAAACAACAGTACTTCAATTGGTGTAAGTACCACTGGTGATATCACTTTACCTGCTGGTGCTCTCACGGATGGTAGCATCACCGTTTCTGCTAGTACTGCAACCGGCTTGATCAAGACTATCGAAATAGAGATTGATGTGAACTAA
- a CDS encoding N-acetylmuramoyl-L-alanine amidase, which yields MWPRRNKWSLVLGAVFSFWLMGQASVNAAPLTAEVTRIYGETRIETAIRIAQEGWSEANTVILARYDDFPDSLVSVPLSKRYDAPILLTASKGLDEGVLAEIKRLGARHVILLGGTGVMGNPITKALEKEELTWERIGGADRYETAALVAERLGGNGQVILTSGENFPDALAIGPYAGITETPLLLTKAKELPEVTRQKLVELGAYQLNQESEAVTKTTVVGGEKAISPEAVAGLTGMTRIAGDNRYETAAKAFWFTQEEFGSDFASETQRTFLVTGENFPDALVTGALAVKQNAYLFMAYQEDLPAVTYSALGNAATAQAQLLVTIIGGETVLSERVKGIVEGSIQPPYLLAGLTVVVDPGHGGKDPGASGPGGSHEKNSTLSVGLYLADLLRQAGAKVVMTRTGDTSPAGGSYTELKDLQARVTIANQIPADLYVSIHNDAFSNPEAGGVTTYVSAENPKAEEGRKLASAVQQELIKQVGLQDRKVKTANFYVIKNTTMPAILVELGFISNPVEEKLINDPEFQRKSALGIYRGILIHRGY from the coding sequence GTGTGGCCACGACGAAACAAATGGAGCCTGGTCCTGGGTGCTGTCTTCAGCTTTTGGCTGATGGGGCAAGCCAGTGTTAATGCCGCTCCCTTAACGGCAGAGGTAACGCGCATCTATGGAGAGACACGCATCGAGACAGCCATACGGATTGCTCAAGAAGGTTGGAGCGAGGCGAATACTGTAATCTTAGCCCGCTACGATGATTTTCCGGATTCTTTAGTTTCCGTGCCCCTCTCCAAACGTTATGACGCCCCCATTCTCCTGACGGCTTCCAAAGGTTTGGATGAAGGAGTCCTGGCGGAAATCAAGCGGCTCGGAGCACGGCATGTGATTCTTTTGGGGGGCACGGGAGTTATGGGAAATCCCATTACCAAGGCTCTGGAAAAAGAGGAACTGACCTGGGAAAGAATCGGGGGTGCCGATCGTTACGAGACTGCAGCTCTGGTGGCGGAGCGCTTAGGCGGGAACGGTCAGGTGATTCTCACCAGCGGAGAGAACTTTCCTGATGCTCTGGCTATCGGCCCTTATGCGGGGATTACCGAAACGCCCCTCTTGCTTACCAAAGCCAAAGAACTTCCCGAGGTCACCCGTCAGAAGCTGGTGGAATTGGGGGCCTATCAGTTGAATCAGGAGTCGGAGGCCGTAACCAAGACCACAGTAGTCGGGGGAGAAAAAGCGATTTCTCCGGAAGCAGTGGCTGGGCTGACGGGAATGACCCGCATTGCGGGAGATAACCGGTATGAAACGGCGGCCAAAGCTTTCTGGTTTACTCAAGAGGAATTTGGATCAGACTTTGCGTCCGAAACCCAGAGAACTTTTTTAGTGACAGGGGAGAATTTCCCCGACGCTCTGGTTACAGGCGCCTTAGCCGTTAAACAAAATGCTTACTTATTTATGGCCTATCAGGAAGACTTACCGGCGGTGACCTACTCTGCTCTGGGCAATGCGGCAACGGCTCAGGCTCAGCTCTTGGTTACCATCATCGGCGGGGAAACCGTGCTTTCCGAACGGGTCAAAGGGATCGTGGAAGGAAGTATACAACCTCCCTACCTCCTGGCGGGACTCACGGTCGTAGTGGACCCGGGACATGGAGGCAAGGACCCGGGGGCGTCGGGTCCCGGCGGGTCTCATGAAAAGAACTCCACCCTGTCGGTGGGACTTTACTTAGCGGATCTTTTGCGGCAAGCCGGGGCGAAAGTCGTCATGACAAGGACTGGAGATACCTCCCCCGCCGGTGGTAGCTATACAGAATTAAAAGATTTACAAGCCAGAGTAACCATAGCGAATCAGATTCCGGCGGATCTTTACGTCTCTATACATAACGATGCCTTTTCCAACCCGGAAGCCGGTGGAGTGACCACCTACGTCTCCGCAGAAAATCCTAAAGCCGAGGAGGGAAGAAAGCTTGCTTCCGCTGTTCAACAGGAATTGATTAAGCAGGTGGGGCTCCAGGATCGCAAGGTTAAAACCGCTAATTTTTATGTGATCAAGAATACCACCATGCCGGCCATCCTTGTTGAATTGGGCTTTATCTCCAATCCGGTGGAAGAGAAACTCATCAACGATCCGGAATTTCAGAGAAAATCTGCTCTGGGAATTTACCGGGGGATTCTCATTCACAGGGGATATTAG
- a CDS encoding Fic family protein, producing the protein MGSMKNRAGEYRTNLTGELQYRSFLPYPLPPSPPIELDEETIKLLAKANRSIGILEGMSRQIPDIDLFVSMYVRKEALLSSQIEGTQVTLDDILDPNIEENTNQNVADVINYIKASHYGSARLAELPLCNRLLKEIHEILMQDVRGGEKSPGEFRSSQNWIGPAGSTLRDARYIPPHPEDMLEAMSDLEKFINSEDELDPLIKIALIHYQFETIHPFLDGNGRIGRLLIALYLINQNLLSHETLYISYFLKRNRIEYYDRLTEVRSKGNFEQWLKFFLLAAYESAQDAIDTIERILKLHYKNVEVVKNTGKASKTVMKVFNYLESSPIIDIKKTSLALELSFNTVSNAVNKLVELGILKQTENVRRSRVFAYEEYLEILRKDT; encoded by the coding sequence ATGGGAAGCATGAAAAACCGTGCCGGCGAATATAGAACAAATTTAACCGGTGAGCTTCAATATCGATCCTTTTTACCTTATCCGTTGCCGCCAAGTCCACCCATTGAGCTTGATGAAGAAACTATTAAGCTGCTTGCTAAGGCTAACCGCAGCATCGGTATTTTAGAAGGCATGTCAAGACAGATTCCTGATATTGATCTGTTTGTTTCTATGTATGTACGCAAGGAAGCCTTGCTGTCTTCGCAAATTGAAGGTACTCAGGTGACACTGGATGATATACTGGACCCGAACATTGAGGAGAACACCAACCAGAATGTCGCCGATGTCATCAACTATATTAAGGCCTCGCATTATGGCTCAGCACGGCTTGCTGAACTTCCATTATGCAATCGCCTGCTTAAGGAAATTCACGAGATACTCATGCAGGACGTACGAGGTGGAGAAAAAAGCCCCGGTGAATTCAGGAGTAGCCAAAACTGGATTGGACCGGCAGGCAGCACCTTAAGGGATGCAAGGTACATTCCTCCCCATCCTGAAGACATGCTTGAGGCGATGTCTGACCTTGAAAAATTTATAAACAGCGAGGATGAGCTTGATCCATTAATTAAAATAGCTTTGATTCACTATCAGTTTGAAACCATCCACCCATTTTTAGATGGTAACGGCAGAATAGGCCGGCTTCTCATTGCACTTTATCTGATTAACCAAAACCTATTGAGTCATGAGACTTTATATATATCTTATTTTTTAAAGAGAAACAGAATTGAGTATTATGACCGATTGACAGAAGTTAGATCGAAAGGCAATTTTGAGCAATGGCTGAAATTCTTTCTTTTAGCGGCCTATGAGTCGGCTCAGGATGCAATTGATACAATTGAAAGGATACTCAAGCTGCATTATAAAAATGTTGAAGTTGTAAAAAACACCGGGAAAGCTTCAAAAACTGTCATGAAGGTATTCAACTATCTTGAAAGCAGTCCGATTATAGACATAAAAAAAACCAGTCTGGCATTGGAACTTTCTTTTAATACAGTGTCCAATGCTGTTAACAAGCTTGTTGAATTGGGAATCCTAAAGCAAACCGAGAATGTCCGCAGAAGCCGGGTGTTTGCTTATGAAGAGTATCTGGAGATACTGCGTAAAGATACCTAA
- a CDS encoding cell wall-binding repeat-containing protein: protein MKKSIKTAVVTLTAFTLLFTSPMFTPIIPEEVKAETSMTQPLRLAGTSRYDTAIQVSQSGWNYADAVVLARGDDFPDALAGVVLAKSSLVNGPLLLTETAQLSEGVLEEIQRLGATKVTILGSPGAVSEKVENTLTDQGLTVERLEGANRYGTAGEIAKAAVPQSEKVFLASGSDFPDALSISSYAAAQGIPLLLTEKKSVPEVTLETLQALGVSEVTLIGGEGVILPEVQAQLEDLDYTVDRLSGADRYGTNLEILNSLSFNTEAVYIATGAKFPDALAGAALAAQNNHPIVLAPPKAFSEEGMSYLGSRRDEGAAFTLLGGWGVISYGMESIIRTGNVNPKISLQYWDGYASYETYLRQLSLIPGKATDYVDYVSPNWRGSIGTDGSLKLVWDEGSSNYKQLTNMAHGLGMKVLPLINGSGATLNTLLKSPAAREKLIGEIVVLLKNTNADGVVIDFETPLDYGDVKDPYDGVRNDLTAFMESLHSELQSMNKLVVMAVMPRMSSSQYWLDAYDYEALSHAVDYLHVMTYDHHYRTSAPGPIAPYPWIKQVLTYIQGQGVDMSKVLMGIPYYGRDWVVDGKDANGNPTYNSTAFGYSKALELADSYGATITYSKYNDADPVGTPTFKYTDEKGVEHTVFFDDYTSWNAKLSIINEFGLAGVGPWAMGWVDENTAEGLFPLLNQHLR, encoded by the coding sequence ATGAAAAAGAGCATCAAAACAGCCGTTGTGACTCTGACGGCATTCACCCTTTTATTCACAAGTCCCATGTTTACTCCCATAATACCTGAGGAAGTTAAAGCGGAAACCTCCATGACCCAGCCGTTGCGTCTTGCGGGGACTTCCCGTTATGATACAGCTATTCAAGTTTCCCAATCAGGCTGGAATTATGCCGATGCGGTGGTTCTGGCCCGGGGGGATGACTTTCCCGACGCTCTGGCCGGTGTGGTATTGGCAAAAAGTTCCCTGGTCAATGGCCCTCTTCTCCTGACCGAGACCGCTCAGTTGAGCGAAGGCGTGCTGGAAGAAATCCAGCGTCTGGGTGCCACTAAGGTCACTATCCTGGGCAGCCCGGGCGCCGTATCTGAGAAGGTCGAGAATACCTTGACCGATCAAGGCTTAACCGTGGAACGCCTTGAGGGGGCCAATCGTTATGGGACGGCGGGTGAGATCGCTAAAGCAGCCGTTCCTCAGTCCGAAAAGGTTTTCCTGGCTTCCGGCAGTGATTTTCCCGATGCCTTAAGCATTTCCTCTTACGCTGCCGCTCAGGGAATCCCCCTTCTTTTAACAGAAAAGAAATCTGTTCCTGAGGTGACTCTGGAAACTCTGCAAGCCCTGGGCGTCTCCGAAGTGACTTTAATCGGCGGGGAGGGAGTCATCCTTCCTGAAGTGCAGGCGCAGCTGGAGGACCTGGATTATACCGTGGATCGTCTCTCCGGCGCGGACCGCTACGGAACCAATCTGGAAATACTCAACAGCTTAAGCTTCAATACAGAGGCTGTCTATATCGCTACAGGGGCGAAATTCCCCGATGCCTTGGCAGGAGCCGCCCTGGCAGCACAGAACAATCACCCCATCGTCTTAGCCCCGCCCAAGGCCTTCAGCGAAGAGGGCATGAGCTACCTGGGCAGCCGCCGTGACGAGGGGGCCGCCTTCACTCTGCTGGGTGGTTGGGGCGTGATCAGCTATGGCATGGAAAGCATTATCCGCACAGGGAATGTGAATCCGAAGATTTCCCTCCAATACTGGGATGGTTATGCCAGCTATGAGACCTATCTTCGTCAACTTTCCTTGATTCCCGGCAAGGCTACCGATTATGTGGATTATGTGTCCCCCAACTGGCGTGGTTCCATCGGTACGGATGGAAGCTTGAAGCTGGTATGGGATGAGGGTTCCAGCAATTATAAGCAGCTGACCAATATGGCTCACGGGCTGGGCATGAAAGTTCTGCCTCTGATCAATGGCAGCGGGGCAACCTTGAATACTCTCTTGAAAAGCCCGGCCGCCCGGGAAAAGCTGATCGGCGAGATCGTGGTTCTGCTTAAGAATACCAATGCGGACGGAGTGGTCATCGATTTTGAGACTCCTTTGGATTACGGGGATGTCAAGGATCCCTATGATGGAGTAAGAAACGATTTGACCGCCTTTATGGAATCCCTCCACTCTGAGTTACAGTCTATGAATAAGCTGGTGGTCATGGCGGTCATGCCCCGCATGTCTTCCTCTCAGTACTGGCTGGATGCCTATGATTATGAAGCTCTTTCTCATGCTGTGGATTATCTCCATGTCATGACCTATGATCATCATTATCGGACTTCCGCTCCCGGACCCATCGCCCCTTATCCTTGGATTAAGCAGGTTCTGACCTATATCCAAGGTCAAGGGGTAGACATGAGCAAGGTTCTGATGGGGATTCCTTATTACGGACGGGATTGGGTGGTTGACGGTAAAGATGCCAATGGCAATCCCACCTACAATTCTACAGCCTTCGGCTATTCCAAGGCTTTAGAGCTCGCCGACTCCTATGGCGCAACTATCACCTACTCCAAATACAATGATGCGGATCCTGTAGGGACACCGACCTTTAAGTATACCGATGAGAAGGGTGTGGAGCACACCGTATTCTTCGATGATTATACCAGCTGGAATGCCAAGCTCTCCATCATCAATGAATTCGGACTGGCTGGAGTAGGCCCCTGGGCGATGGGCTGGGTGGATGAGAATACGGCTGAAGGCCTGTTTCCACTGCTCAATCAGCATCTGCGCTAG
- the relB gene encoding type II toxin-antitoxin system RelB family antitoxin encodes MQSVTNVVGRVILEQIEDEYDLELYEKSMAEYRKNPVTYSLDEVEKELEL; translated from the coding sequence ATGCAAAGTGTAACGAATGTGGTGGGAAGGGTAATCCTTGAACAGATAGAAGACGAATATGATCTTGAGTTATATGAAAAATCCATGGCAGAATATCGAAAGAATCCTGTGACCTATTCTCTCGATGAAGTGGAAAAGGAATTGGAGTTATAA